Within the Endomicrobiales bacterium genome, the region ATACATGGATCTATTGTTAACACAATTACAGGTACATCGGCCAGCTGAGCGCCCGCAAGCATTTTTACTAACGGCCCAACATTCGCAAATGTAGGGGTTCTTACACGCATTCTATCTAAAAAGCGTGTGCCGTTGCCTTTTAGATAATACACCACTTCACCTCTCGGCTGTTCTGTTCTGGCATATACCTCGCCATTTGGGACACCAACAACTTTTGTATCTATTGTGCCTTGCGGTATTTTGCTAAACGCCTGCCGTATAATATCAAGCGATTGAAAAAGTTCTTTTACGCGAACTTCTGTTCTGGCATAGCAATCGCCGGCTTGCGCGATTATCGGCTCAACATTTATTTCGTCAAACGCCGCGTATTTTAGTTTGCGCATATCTTGAGCAATGCCGCTGCCGCGAAGCGTTGGCCCAACCGCCCCTAATGTTTGAGCATCTGCTTTTGAAAGCACACCCACGCCAACCATTCTGTGTTTAACGGAAGAGTCAGACATAAACACTTTTGTTATATCTTTAATTTCTTTTTCTATTTTTACAAGTTCGGCCAAAATGCGGCTTTGTGTGTCTGAATCTATATCTTTGCGCACGCCGCCAACTTTTGAAGAACCAAATATAACTCTGCCGCCGGTGGTTTCTTCAATTATGTCAAGCACTTTTTCCCTTATGCGCCATGAGTGCATAAACATACTTTCAAAACCGAAAGAATCAGCTGTTAAACCAAACCAGAGCAAGTGGCTGTGTATTCTTGACAGCTCGCCCCAAATAGTTCTTAAAAAGCGCGCTCTGGGTGGAACTTCAAGCTTTAAAAGCTCTTCTACACCTTGGCAGTAGGTTTGCCCATGTATAAAACTGCAAATGCCGCAGATGCGTTCTGCAACATAAACGAAATCAACAAAATCTCGTTTTTCTACAAGTTTTTCAAGGCCGCGATGTATAAAACCGATTGTTGGTATTGCTTCAATTACTTTCTCATCTTCAATAACAAGGTCAAGGTGTATTGGCT harbors:
- a CDS encoding nickel-dependent hydrogenase large subunit yields the protein MGNRTIIPFGPQHPALPEPIHLDLVIEDEKVIEAIPTIGFIHRGLEKLVEKRDFVDFVYVAERICGICSFIHGQTYCQGVEELLKLEVPPRARFLRTIWGELSRIHSHLLWFGLTADSFGFESMFMHSWRIREKVLDIIEETTGGRVIFGSSKVGGVRKDIDSDTQSRILAELVKIEKEIKDITKVFMSDSSVKHRMVGVGVLSKADAQTLGAVGPTLRGSGIAQDMRKLKYAAFDEINVEPIIAQAGDCYARTEVRVKELFQSLDIIRQAFSKIPQGTIDTKVVGVPNGEVYARTEQPRGEVVYYLKGNGTRFLDRMRVRTPTFANVGPLVKMLAGAQLADVPVIVLTIDPCISCTER